The nucleotide window TCTTGATGTCATTTTCCTTACTTTTAAAATTCTGTCCAAGATAAGCTAATGCAATACATGAAGTTAGAGCCCGGGCcgcgtattaattttttaaggctTTAAGCTGAGCGAGACGGGAAGTGCTCTTTTTTATAGGGAGAGACAACCAAtttaagaaagtttttattcaaGTAAAAATCAGGAGTACGAAAAAAAGATGTTGGGAGGCTTATTCAAATTTATCTTGCTGACAATGGTGCTTGGTATGTATCTCTTTTCTTACCTGATCCATGTCTTCTTTTTCCGGGTCAAACCATTCTGGAAATTGAATATCATCTGCCATGTCAAGGAAGTACTCTCCATGGTACTTGGGTGCAGGCCACCCATAAACACCAGCCATATGGGTGTCAactctataaaaaataaagtcgATTGCTGATTTTTAAAGAATACCAAAAACAACGATCAACAAAAACAGCAACACCAATAGAAAAACTACTATTTATTACAATTTTTGCAATGACTGAGCATAGACTTTGACTTCATATAACTAGTTTATTCTTCTTGCATAGTTCAACCCTCAGCCTAACAAAACATGACTGTTTCCACACAAGCACATACAGGGTGTGTGTTTGTGCCGGAAAATCGATGCCTACAGGTAAAACCTTGATAAATAGTTATCTTACCGGAACTTTTTATctttctcttcttcttctttcagCTCCTTCACCAGCTCCTTGTTGtcatgaagtttttgaaaaatgtcTAAAATATTCGTCTTTCCACGGCCAAAGTTACTCAAATCTTTTCTCTACAAAGTGAATGTtttaaatagaataaaaatttgtttccaGAGCATGTGCACTTACCACAAATGTTACATGACATTTTGCATAAAGATGCTATGGAAATTTTGATTGTTCTCCTTATAAACAGTTTTTATCAACTTAGTTCCCAATGCCAGTAGTctcttttcaatttttgctGATTTGGTGGAAACGAGATTGCATTTTATATCAGTTGGTaatgatatatatattttatatcaaaATGTGTACCCAAAAATATTTGCACTAATGTCCACCCAGGGCGCAATAATTACTAGATTAGCAAAAAGAttaaacaaatttataaaaaaaacacgtaGTTATTGCAAAGACTTACTTTGTGGTGGTCCGGTTCATCGGACAACATGGGAGAATACTGTTGGTCCATGAATATCAATCCTTCCAGCATTGTTTCAGGGCTGTTTCCAAGGTAACCGTACGCAATTGAAATACTACCATGAAATGCGCTGTACAGCGGTCCATCAATGATAGCTGGTACGACGTctacaaaataatttatagTACATTTTTCACAATATCAATTTTTCTTATTAGCCTAGCCTTTCAACTTAAACTTTTAACTGAAATACATATTCAgtgagcatttttaaaaacatgtaaaaactaTGAAATCAATATCTCATTGTTGGTTGTCATTGCTGAAATCATTGAGTATGTGTATAGACAATTGCCTTCACCCTCGCCCCGGTTTTTATGAGCCTAGACTCCTTTTTCTGACAGCAAGAGAAAGTTGGACTTCTTTGAACGTTAGAAATGGAACCAGCCAATCACATGTCGAAAACaatagttttctttttcttttgagaTGAGCCTGAAGGGTGGTTATCAACGAGAGTCCTGCGAAGAGGGTCCTAGtgtatttaaagctcccatttaagctacgaaagtcgtgcggTCACAGGGATCGCCTCACTAAAAAACAGCCTAAAATAGGAATTCTCATGCTGAATGTTAGGCAAAAAGGATATATCCACACTTTCATATATTTTCTCaatggaagcgaacgctctaccactagTCACTACCAGTCGCTACCAGTCGCTACCAGTCGCTACCAGTCGCTACCAGTCGCTACCAGTCGCTACCAGTCGCTACCAGTCGCTACCAGTCGCTACCAGTCGCTACCAGTCGCTACCAGTATTTTCTATTTCTATTTACCTGACAAGAGAATTCTAAACCGCCTTTATCTTACAACATAAATTGTACTTATACTTACGTTACCCTAAAATCAGCAGCTATTCCTGCGCCCCGACGCCCTCCTGTCAATTCAATTTACGCCCAGAATAAGCCCCTTTTTcgtagaatattattttttaacattttcaattttttccaaAGTACTACCTACCCTTAATCATTTTGATAACATCGCCgttgtatttgttttttaacaaatcttcatatttttctttcatgGCGTAAAATCCATTGTTCTTGCCTCGATAATCGATTAGTTTGACAGACTAAATACAAAAACAGCCTTGATAATTCGTTTTTTTCCTCGATAATATACACCcgttaaaatttttgctatgtcatgttttaacaaaaaaactttttgttaaCATGCCATGGTGGTCAATATCGATCCAAGGTAGTGTACAAAAATTCTCATCTGAATCCAAAAGGTTAAACGGAATGTTTGCTCGCCAAcatctattttttttagatttgtgACCAAGGTTATCTGTTCTTGTAAAAGATCTCCTCATGCTCATCGTTTTTCTATGGGAGTTAATTATTGGGCTATTACGAGAAGAGGCGTTTATCAACCTCAACCCAAAGTGGATGTATTTTCAGAGGATTCGCGGTGTACTATGTGTACTTGCATATTGAACATTAACTTTCCTATCAAAAATTTagtatttcaaaataaaaagggAATGCATAATGAACAAGGCGTATGTACCTTCACATAATCTATTAACGCTCGTTCAGTAAGTGGTTTATCCGCCTTCAATTCTGGTATGTGTTTGTTGAGCTCATTAATGTAGCTGCGTGTCCGTTCTTCAGAAAAGCCAAGATATGCCAATGCGCATATACCATGCGGCTTGTGGTTATGTCTAATCTCCTAAGTAAAAAACAACAGCttttaaaacttgaaaataaaatggtttctcaaaaagaaacttttcacACAGGCTCTGTAaaatatgggacctaaaaatttgatgGATTAATATGAAgtttaaattgaattttaaaaaaatgctgactTACCAGTTGTATATTTTACAAACTGGTTATTACATTATACAGACCAGCACATTTGTTATTTACGcgcaatttttatgaaaaattcgTATTTATATAGACCAGGAGGCCCATCTTAATTTTTCCACTCGGAAATCGAAATAGTTAAGGTtgaaaaaattacgctgggtctcaaacgatttttctgcggtcaAATTACTGATTATAATTTGTAGTTCGCTATGAGATGGAGTTAAATTTTCCGGATTTGCTATGACATTTCTTTGCGTTTAAGCTTTCGTTTaagagaaactgaatttgattttctcgaagaaagcttagttaactaggctatatTAATATTCAACATATTAATAGCTTCTTGTGGTTACTCCTTTAACAAGATAACaacgaaataaagaaaaaccaaccttgtaatatgactCATGAGTGAAACTGTTTTGCTTTAATAAACCTGAAAGCCACTCCGGATTTTTGCGAACTAACATACTCATCTTAAAAACAGTCttaatatatatactatataaaataaatagggGAAACATTAATGGGTTTgggatataataatttaaatatagaTAACAGAAACAGTAAATGGATTGGGAAAGTTAAAAAGAGTACTACAAGTGGTTTTAAAAACAACTAGTTTCACGTTGTTCGTTCAATTATCATTGTAgtacttaaaaattttaaacaacgtGAGAAAAGCTTGCGCTTAACACAATCTGTAGTACTTTTTCTGACTTTTCCAAACGGTTCAATGTttataatatatacatatacttaACTTGTACCTGATACATGCATTATATTTTCTTACCCAAAACATAAAGGTACATGGTTTAAAGTTTGTAATCATTTGTAATCGTCTAATTTAATTGCGATTAGGCGATTCCTTACCTACTAAACGTAGGTTTATACCTAATAAGAAAATTACCCTAAAAAAAACAGCTAGCCATacgaaattttacaattttacagaattcaagacattttttataatttatttaacatGATAGTCCATTATAAGATTACTTCTATAGAAAATAAATTCTATACTTTCTAATACTTTTAAAGTATGTCTTTTATGAGTTTTCAAGATTAcgtttcataaaaatataatttcaatattttcactCAGTCGTTCTGAATAGACTCTTTatgtaagaaaatataaaaattgaaaGGTTTATTTGAGCAGTCTTTTTATTTAGCTTAGTTTACATGTGTTGCCCAATAGGATTCTGATGTTATGTTAATCTAAGgctatgtttacattttttaagaatGTACGACTGCATTCATGgttaaaagtttatttaaacaaaaacattttactgAGTTCATTCATCCATGGGAGTTCTGCCTGAATGATTGTCGCCCACCATGCACTACCCCCAAGTAAATACCTGTGTTAATACCCAgtgctttttttaattaaatttggtAGTATAGACGCGACTTtagctatttattttttatgtacaAAGTTTCCATACCCACGTacttgttgtttgttttgattgttgtaaaataaacaaaaataagtaaacaaaataatagACATACTTTAAAGCGTGTTTCAACTTAATGGTTTGGTCGCGCGACTGAGCGAATCATTCGCGCGGTGCTTTTGTAATAATCACTGCAGTTGTCTGTTCGAGCGTGAAAGTGGTACTTACCCATGCATATGCACAAAACATAGATAAGGGAAAAATCTAAGATTGGCGAATTCCATTGTTTTCCACGAAATAAGGTCTAGTTTATCATTCTTGTTACGAAGGCGCTTTAGACGAAACCTTGGTAGGCATTTGGatgcaaaacaaaagaaaagtaaaaaggGTTTATAAATtgacttttaataaaaacaggGAAGTATTCTCCTGTCAATTTTGTGATTGTGCGTAACATAACTTCTGATGGTCAAAGCACAATAACCTTAATTTTTGGTACTAACTAATGACAAAAAAAGGggctaaaattaattttcaaacAACACTTTGTGTGGctacttctatcagataaaaaCATATTCGTCagagtatttttttattttctttacagAAATGTTGTCAAAGCTTGACAAAAGTCTatataactagctatatatattgttgCTGATAATTTgtaactgataattagcctttAAGAGAATAGTTAGCCGTTGCAGGATAATTATACTGTATGTATAGTGTAATTAGCCGTTAAAGACTTTTTCATTTTCCTCAAGACAGACTACGTCTTTTCCATGTTTCTTTCTTGAACTTGGAATAGTGCGTTGTTTAATAATACCACATGAAGCTAATCAGCTGTTTATACGGCTAATTATAGGGTAAAAATAATACAGTTGACTCCCTCTAAttcgaatctctctatttcgaatatttctataattcgaacaagTACTTAGTCAATTCTCAGTACACTGTCAATTCTCcttaagaaacttttttaaaaaacgttctacAATTCGAATTTCTCTAATTCGAaactttctataattcgaacagtTTTTTAAGTCCCTTCAGCATGATTCTCTCCCTAATTCAAATTTTAGAGTGTCGTTTGGAGACGACCTAAGAAAAGCACTTGGTGATGTAACTCGTATTGTCGAAAGAGATCGTCTCTCCAATGTAGAGCAATCAAATATTCAAcagtttttcaaataaagtttcttttttttggtgatctatgaaaataaagattgaataaaacttaaattacgttttcttgattttaaaattaacgtAATTTCTCTCTGTAATTCGAATTTTCACTCTCTGAAGCTGAAGGTTCGAATTGCAGAGACTttctataactcgaatctctctGTAATCCGAACAAAAAATTTTCCCGTGGCAATTCGAATTAGGAAGAGTCATCTGTATATATTTTGATCAATTGTTTCTTGTTTTGGTTTTCATTGAAGCAGTAGCTACACTATGTGGAACTATATAGATGACTATGGGAAGATCAATAACGAGGaaaagtgtaaaaatttaaacaatatctcTACCGTATGATTAGTCGTATATGAGCGGCTTATTATAAACTGTACTTCCGGTATAATTATTCTGCATTTGCTAAATATCATGTTACAGGCTATTTATCAGTTCTCCTTGAGTGcctaacgttttttaaaaaaaattccttaaCTCACCTAGAGTGTTCACAAAATATTATTCTAAGATTTGTTATTATAgattatttgatatatatatttacaaatcTCTAACTCCCTACAAAACGTGCTGtaatttttgcaatttaaaatttatactaCTTTCAAGAAAATAGCATACTCATTTGTTACTGTTTGACAGGAAATCACAATTTCcttcaaaaaatatgttattgcCCTCTTTCGAATGTCTCGCGAAAGGGCCATCAATTTatcaaatccaaaaaaattaattgtgtgtttacccttttttgttGCAAATTTTGCATTCAATCTCTCAAATTTGAGATTTCAAAAGTTGATATGTTTCAATGTCTGCATTTGTGAAACAAAACATTGACCAACTACAGTCAGGGACAAAAAATGTGGCCAAATCATCAAAAATAGTGGAAATATTAACTGCTGTAGTCACCTTCCCCCACTATCAATGTTTTGTTTGTATCATGCACTGAATTTGTTTAAAACATTGATACAGGGGGGAAGGGGGATAGTTTCTACATAATTAGcttgtatttttgttgtttggcCACATATTCATGTCCctgattgtagtttttaaaaattgcaacTAATaagacaataaaacaaaaacaaaaacaaaaagcataATAAACCATTAATCATTAAGTTTGTCGAATAAATCGATTTCGACAAAATGATTCGGGTATCATCCACAGGTTTTGAAATTGACAAATTGAATTCGTCAGAATGGATCACTAAGCAACCTGGTGTTAATTCAGTTTAATGATAAAATTGTATTCCTGTTGCTCATTTTTGAAACATATTCTTTCGTGTTTAGATCAGCTGTTATAAAAACATCCACCATTAGCAttttcaaaaaaccttcaacaaGAAAGTAAAACCCTAAAAATTGAAAcatttaaatgtaaatatgtaTTTCTTGATGAACTAATGCAAAATTGAACGACTTAGAGATAGCAACGGATTGATAGCACAGTCGGTAGAGCAATCACCTGTCAAGCGAGGGTCGTGGGTTAAAGTGCCATTTGATCCATCATCTTTGCACCACTTGGAAAGATATCGTACAGGGTTACTTATAACTACTAAACTACTTTGCTCATTGAAATTGaacttgttcagaagttattatattccaATGTCAAGCTTATGCATGGATTTGTATCCTGGAATTTCCACACATTGTCTTTTTGATTAATCCGAAGTTGAGTTC belongs to Hydractinia symbiolongicarpus strain clone_291-10 chromosome 1, HSymV2.1, whole genome shotgun sequence and includes:
- the LOC130636435 gene encoding uncharacterized protein LOC130636435, with amino-acid sequence MSMLVRKNPEWLSGLLKQNSFTHESYYKEIRHNHKPHGICALAYLGFSEERTRSYINELNKHIPELKADKPLTERALIDYVKSVKLIDYRGKNNGFYAMKEKYEDLLKNKYNGDVIKMIKDVVPAIIDGPLYSAFHGSISIAYGYLGNSPETMLEGLIFMDQQYSPMLSDEPDHHKRKDLSNFGRGKTNILDIFQKLHDNKELVKELKEEEEKDKKFRVDTHMAGVYGWPAPKYHGEYFLDMADDIQFPEWFDPEKEDMDQLFRVVDWLGDNAVVVYVKAETKNDFFLLHGITGSWSYRQICHLFDYKTALRGLRALVAGLLAVYMTQQAPALSRSPEEFFEGEVNQAKWDAFMKELLEDETNYEMHALKVIQCCYEFWLKRPEMGNYYYAAAVIAKRYFFSFGDEVTFPNNDLSA